The Accipiter gentilis chromosome 7, bAccGen1.1, whole genome shotgun sequence genome includes a region encoding these proteins:
- the LRP3 gene encoding low-density lipoprotein receptor-related protein 3 isoform X5, with amino-acid sequence MITISFKNFDLEDSQKCAVDWLMIGPSSKREEYKVCGSSIPPSFISARDHVWIFFHSDASSSGQAQGFRLSYIRGKIGQAVCQSDEFHCANGKCIPSTWKCNSMDECGDNSDERNCTVPPTEPPSSICPSGMFQCSAAHSTKCLMNELRCNSVKDCSDGSDEDNCPDLSCGKRLGNFYGSFASPDLFRADHSRSDLRCTWYVDTQDNRHVLLQLDLQLGYNDYVKVYDGIGERGDKLMQTFSYHNNRHSVSVESSKGQLTVSYHARSKSTGHGFNATYQVKGYCLPWEHPCGSDEECFTDKQHCDGWWHCPNGKDEENCPACQKNEYPCEGNSGLCYSILDRCNNQKNCPDGSDEKNCFTCQPGNFHCGTNLCIFETWRCDGQEDCQDGSDEHNCLVIVPRKVITAALIGSLVCGLLLVIALGCAFKLYSLRTREYRAFETQMTRLEAEFVRREAPPSYGQLIAQGLIPPVEDFPVYNASQASVLQNIRTAMRRQMRRHSSRRSSSRRRLGRLWNRLFHRPRVRGQIPLLTPARTSQTTLGDGIINHADGTIRSPPPSPEGPSLEANARGQARGLQEAGCSSLQPETEITEPSPSNVLPNPCTAAHAEPEAGRADKSLGAETSGSELKQSSKVDSGKAFRDPLSESVTETIHGGSASRRTVPEDSSLSRSHPLSEEPCMLPLKKWESAYPDSPMHVHIQVDGQNRCCPNTYREEPLGIHAACCHSVEVPMLESSTPLSEINTSDDESLLVC; translated from the exons ATGATAACCATTAG TTTTAAGAACTTCGATTTGGAAGACTCTCAGAAGTGTGCAGTAGACTGGTTGATGATTGGCCCCTCTTCCAAGAGGGAAGAGTACAAAGTGTGTGGATCGTCCATACCTCCATCTTTCATCTCTGCAAGAGACcatgtttggatattttttcacTCAGATGCATCAAGCTCAGGACAAGCTCAGGGATTTCGCCTTTCTTATATTAGAG GAAAGATAGGTCAGGCTGTATGCCAGTCAGATGAATTCCACTGTGCAAATGGAAAGTGTATTCCCAGTACTTGGAAGTGTAATTCCATGGATGAGTGTGGTGATAACTCGGATGAGAGAAACTGCACTGTCCCTCCAACAGAGCCTCCGTCTAGCATCTGTCCCTCAGGAATGTTCCAGTGCAGTGCAGCCCACTCCACCAAGTGCTTGATGAACGAGCTGAGATGTAATTCAGTTAAGGACTGCAGTGATGGTTCGGATGAAGATAATTGTCCTGATCTTTCCTGTGGCAAAAGGCTGGGTAATTTTTATGGATCTTTTGCTTCCCCAGACTTATTCCGTGCTGATCACAGCAGATCAGACCTTCGCTGCACATGGTACGTGGACACACAAGATAATCGACATGTTCTGTTGCAGCTTGATTTGCAGTTAGGCTACAATGACTATGTAAAGGTGTATGATGGCATTGGAGAGAGAGGTGATAAATTAATGCAAACATTTTCGTACCACAACAATAGGCATTCGGTGAGCGTGGAGTCGTCAAAGGGCCAGCTCACTGTCTCATATCATGCTCGCTCCAAGAGCACTGGCCATGGGTTCAATGCGACCTATCAGGTGAAAGGCTATTGCCTTCCTTGGGAACACCCTTGTGGCAGCGATGAGGAGTGTTTCACAGATAAGCAGCATTGTGATGGCTGGTGGCACTGTCCAAATGGCAAGGATGAGGAGAACTGTCCTGCTTGCCAGAAGAATGAATACCCATGTGAAGGAAACAGTGGGCTTTGTTACTCAATACTTGATCGCTGCAATAACCAAAAGAACTGCCCAGATGGCTCGGATGAAAAAAACTGCTTTACTTGCCAGCCAGGAAACTTCCATTGTGGTACAAATCTGTGCATCTTTGAGACTTGGCGCTGCGACGGCCAAGAAGACTGCCAGGATGGAAGTGATGAACACAACTGCCTGGTGATTGTTCCCAGGAAGGTCATCACAGCTGCTCTGATTGGGAGTCTTGTGTGTGGCTTGCTGCTGGTGATAGCACTAGGTTGTGCATTTAAATTATATTCTCTGAGGACCAGGGAATACAG AGCATTTGAGACCCAGATGACACGACTCGAGGCAGAGTTTGTGCGGCGGGAAGCTCCACCTTCCTATGGGCAGCTGATTGCACAAGGACTTATCCCCCCAGTTGAAGATTTCCCTGTGTACAATGCGTCACAA GCTTCTGTGCTGCAGAACATTCGAACAGCCATGAGGAGACAGATGAGACGACACTCATCAAGACGTAGCTCATCTCGGCGGCGCTTGGGCAGGCTCTGGAACAGACTCTTCCACAGACCTCGGGTGAGAGGACAGATCCCACTCCTGACGCCTGCCCGCACTTCACAGACTACACTGGGTGATGGAATCATCAACCATGCTGATGGGACTATTCGGAGTCCTCCACCTTCCCCTGAAGGACCTAGCTTAGAGGCAAATGCCCGTGGCCAAGCCAGGGGCCTACAAGAAGCTGGATGTAGCAGCTTGCAGCCAGAGACTGAAATCACAGAGCCGTCGCCTTCAAATGTCTTACCGAACCCTTGCACAGCAGCACATGCAGAGCCTGAGGCTGGACGCGCTGATAAATCTTTAGGTGCCGAGACCTCTGGCAGTGAGCTTAAGCAGTCCAGTAAAGTGGATTCAGGAAAGGCTTTTAGAGATCCTTTATCTGAAAGTGTTACAGAAACGATCCATGGAGGGTCAGCATCCAGGAGGACTGTCCCAGAGGACAGTAGTTTAAGTAGAAGTCATCCGCTGAGTGAAGAGCCATGTATGTTGCCCTTGAAAAAGTGGGAGTCTGCTTATCCAGACAGCCCTATGCATGTTCATATCCAAGTGGATGGACAAAACCGATGTTGCCCTAACACATACCGGGAGGAGCCTTTGGGTATTCATGCAGCTTGTTGCCATTCTGTGGAAGTGCCAATGTTAGAGTCCTCTACTCCCCTCTCTGAAATCAATACCAGTGATGATGAATCTTTACTTGTTTGCTaa